Proteins from a single region of Deinococcus roseus:
- a CDS encoding PP2C family protein-serine/threonine phosphatase, with amino-acid sequence MTDPRPQEEAENREEVTPPGPSGSPDSEAADSEVVVQEVLAPEPHEMTAQDAPEDQAPEAGAEPEDANAEAAEPVIAETGSEEVIKEAAVNAEGLNPQDVIEEQTFNFESPHGETSLEQVIAEQVQKVHGAELASADPATGPETPAEDPPSLPEVPVQDPGQPIPEDLPPPADEPADVPPHETPPAIEDPRPEGEIQAAEPASHPDVLEPAPAIQMSFPVPQVMEPLPEQTTETAAQDDFLEEEILPPTFTEPTLQREEQQQWGNVRFRVRDALPRGWFSAASEEGQNLLVHLQPQALWGSLLAHRIAPKALYSGNEGVVFPDTQGEVLTFPQSFPEALKLLDALSQYVFSLYKQGYALIDLDPDGLVMTPEGLRLRFPPRLARIGEPVTTVYREGFTAPEVMSGLPATGKEGVFFLGALLYRLLSGELLPAEGASRALLGSVQVAGVPQLLYQSLQPASKRANPEQWRSALGGLKAAPTVEWKVVARSTVGLNPDRPVNEDSYAYRLEQVYTHNTRQTLLLACVSDGMGGMAAGEVASQAAVQTFLQVAATENIEDTIWKCNQAVLDNMNGQDGGCTFSGVVARDSQVVLGHVGDTRAYTFSGSTLKQISKDHSLVAALVASGMMTPEEAENSPDRNKVLRSLGSLKQHQPDYVMQLGFTVAVGDRLLLLSDGVWGEVGFADLQGFMELSLEQAADQMIQASLASGAPDNATVLIAERIQ; translated from the coding sequence ATGACGGACCCACGTCCACAGGAAGAGGCCGAAAACCGGGAAGAGGTGACTCCTCCCGGTCCATCTGGCTCTCCTGATTCAGAAGCTGCTGATTCAGAAGTTGTAGTGCAGGAAGTGCTGGCCCCCGAGCCTCACGAAATGACCGCCCAGGATGCGCCTGAAGACCAGGCCCCAGAGGCAGGTGCAGAACCTGAGGATGCAAACGCTGAAGCTGCAGAACCTGTCATTGCAGAAACAGGCAGTGAAGAGGTCATTAAAGAAGCAGCCGTCAATGCAGAAGGCCTGAACCCCCAGGATGTCATTGAGGAACAGACCTTTAACTTTGAAAGCCCTCATGGGGAAACCAGTCTGGAACAGGTGATTGCAGAACAGGTGCAGAAAGTGCATGGTGCTGAACTTGCGAGTGCCGATCCTGCAACTGGACCTGAAACCCCTGCAGAAGACCCGCCCAGCTTGCCAGAAGTGCCCGTGCAGGACCCTGGCCAGCCGATCCCTGAAGACCTGCCTCCTCCGGCAGATGAACCTGCGGATGTGCCTCCCCATGAGACCCCACCTGCCATTGAGGATCCCAGACCTGAAGGGGAAATCCAGGCTGCAGAGCCTGCTTCCCATCCTGATGTTCTGGAACCTGCTCCAGCCATTCAGATGAGTTTTCCGGTTCCCCAGGTCATGGAACCCCTGCCAGAACAAACCACCGAGACTGCTGCTCAGGATGACTTTCTGGAAGAAGAAATCCTGCCTCCCACCTTCACAGAACCCACCTTGCAGCGCGAAGAGCAGCAGCAGTGGGGAAACGTGCGTTTCCGGGTGAGGGACGCCCTTCCCAGAGGCTGGTTCAGCGCTGCTTCTGAAGAGGGGCAGAACCTGCTGGTGCACCTGCAACCCCAGGCTTTGTGGGGAAGCCTGCTGGCCCACCGTATTGCTCCCAAAGCCCTGTATTCGGGCAACGAAGGGGTGGTTTTTCCCGACACCCAGGGAGAGGTGCTGACCTTTCCCCAGAGCTTTCCAGAAGCCCTGAAGCTTCTGGATGCCCTGAGCCAGTACGTGTTCAGCCTTTACAAGCAGGGTTATGCCCTGATTGACCTGGACCCGGATGGTCTGGTGATGACCCCGGAAGGTTTGCGCCTGCGCTTCCCTCCGCGTCTGGCCCGCATTGGAGAGCCCGTCACCACCGTGTACCGGGAAGGGTTCACTGCGCCTGAAGTGATGTCCGGTCTGCCTGCCACAGGCAAAGAAGGGGTGTTCTTTCTGGGGGCTTTGCTGTACCGCCTGCTGAGTGGAGAACTCCTGCCTGCTGAAGGGGCCTCACGTGCTTTGCTGGGCAGCGTCCAGGTGGCAGGCGTCCCACAACTGCTGTACCAGTCCCTGCAACCTGCCAGCAAACGGGCCAACCCCGAACAGTGGCGCAGTGCCCTCGGTGGCCTGAAAGCCGCGCCCACCGTGGAGTGGAAAGTGGTGGCCCGCTCCACCGTGGGCCTCAACCCGGACCGTCCGGTCAATGAGGACTCTTACGCCTACCGCCTGGAGCAGGTTTACACCCACAACACCAGACAGACCCTGCTGCTGGCCTGCGTTTCAGACGGCATGGGGGGCATGGCTGCTGGAGAAGTTGCTTCTCAGGCTGCAGTGCAGACCTTCCTGCAGGTGGCGGCCACTGAAAACATCGAGGACACCATCTGGAAATGCAATCAGGCCGTGCTGGACAACATGAACGGCCAGGATGGCGGCTGCACCTTCTCTGGCGTGGTGGCCCGGGACAGCCAGGTGGTGCTGGGCCATGTCGGAGACACCCGCGCTTACACCTTCTCGGGCAGCACCCTCAAGCAGATCAGCAAAGACCATTCGCTGGTGGCTGCCCTGGTCGCCAGTGGCATGATGACCCCCGAAGAAGCCGAGAACAGCCCGGACCGCAACAAGGTTCTGCGCTCTCTGGGTTCCCTCAAACAGCACCAGCCCGACTACGTGATGCAACTGGGCTTCACGGTCGCTGTAGGGGATCGCTTGCTTTTGCTCAGCGACGGGGTGTGGGGAGAGGTGGGCTTTGCAGATTTGCAGGGCTTCATGGAACTTTCACTGGAGCAGGCTGCAGACCAGATGATTCAGGCCAGCCTGGCTTCCGGTGCCCCCGACAACGCCACCGTGCTGATTGCCGAACGCATCCAGTAA
- a CDS encoding FHA domain-containing protein, whose protein sequence is MIVCQVCGTQNPDGARFCDGCGVELAATPTSSSPEVRESPLPESSTFDSNVVPPTPPLPQPEVQEPISQSTPLEVPTPEASTPETPATPEIPAADVLEEPLEDVQPSTPEAVPAQESTSVPAAPEATSEPTPEAAPEPAPVPTPAPVSSGPVPAKLAIKKYGVLSGDSIPLVAGALTVGRFDASTGPVDIDVTGLPGSEHVSRRHAQVFFEDGRWKVKDLGSTNGVFLRKSGDVNFGPRLAEPTALSNGDEIAFGNLLMIFQED, encoded by the coding sequence ATGATTGTTTGCCAGGTGTGTGGAACCCAGAATCCTGATGGAGCCCGTTTTTGCGATGGTTGCGGTGTGGAACTCGCCGCCACCCCCACCTCTTCCAGCCCCGAAGTCAGGGAATCCCCCCTGCCTGAAAGCAGCACGTTTGACAGCAATGTGGTGCCCCCCACCCCACCCCTCCCACAACCCGAGGTGCAGGAACCCATCTCCCAGAGCACCCCTCTGGAAGTGCCCACCCCTGAAGCCTCCACTCCTGAAACCCCTGCCACACCGGAAATCCCGGCAGCAGATGTGCTGGAAGAACCCCTGGAAGATGTGCAGCCTTCCACGCCTGAAGCTGTGCCAGCACAGGAAAGCACCAGTGTTCCTGCAGCACCAGAAGCCACTTCTGAACCCACTCCAGAAGCTGCACCTGAACCCGCTCCTGTGCCCACCCCGGCACCTGTGAGCAGCGGCCCTGTTCCTGCCAAACTGGCCATCAAGAAATATGGGGTGCTCTCTGGAGACAGCATTCCGCTGGTGGCAGGTGCCCTCACGGTGGGCCGTTTTGATGCCTCCACAGGCCCTGTGGACATCGATGTGACCGGACTTCCCGGCTCTGAGCATGTGTCCCGCCGTCACGCCCAGGTGTTCTTCGAGGATGGACGCTGGAAAGTCAAAGACCTGGGCTCCACCAACGGGGTGTTCCTGCGCAAGTCCGGAGATGTGAATTTTGGTCCCCGTCTTGCAGAACCCACTGCCCTGAGCAATGGGGATGAGATTGCCTTCGGGAACCTCTTGATGATCTTCCAGGAGGATTGA
- a CDS encoding serine/threonine-protein kinase — protein MICPSCAAALQGTPQRCPRCGSPLSYSAELPVGSLLHGQRYRIQQVIGQGGFGITYRAEDLNLRREVAIKELFPQGCTRQGTLVLPVTGSLELLEHTRKDFLKEGQALAKFQHPGIVRVMDTFEENHTAYLVMEFLQGETLGERLASGPLSPEETLKIAIRSAEALQDMHQAGILHRDIKPENLFLEGSGRVVLIDFGSSRPYQSEKTMQYTRMVTPGYAAPEQYATQAKFAPYTDIYALGATLYHALTGQPPVNATDRLLGMKLPEVSGKVPAFLKDAVQSSLSLNVQDRPQSAQNLLNLLQGAPLQPRQKPAERPVAVQTLKAENASWFFLALGALLGFRYGLWEGALVVGAVGFFLGRFLWWSLPFLLPLCAFWAGTRLSQEFSLSSLGQLTLGALGAYAGVKAVKWMGR, from the coding sequence TTGATCTGTCCGTCCTGCGCAGCAGCCCTGCAGGGCACCCCCCAGCGGTGCCCCAGGTGCGGTTCACCCCTCTCCTACAGTGCAGAACTGCCTGTGGGCAGCCTGCTGCATGGGCAGAGGTACCGCATTCAGCAGGTGATTGGGCAGGGCGGGTTTGGCATCACCTACCGGGCAGAAGATTTGAATCTGCGCCGTGAGGTGGCCATCAAGGAACTCTTTCCCCAGGGTTGCACCCGCCAGGGCACCCTGGTTTTGCCTGTCACAGGCAGCCTGGAACTGCTGGAACACACCCGGAAAGACTTTCTCAAAGAAGGTCAGGCCCTGGCAAAATTCCAGCATCCCGGCATCGTGCGGGTGATGGACACCTTCGAGGAAAACCACACCGCTTACCTGGTGATGGAATTCCTGCAGGGAGAGACCCTGGGAGAGAGGCTGGCCTCAGGGCCACTTTCCCCCGAAGAAACTTTAAAAATCGCCATTCGCAGCGCAGAAGCCTTGCAGGACATGCATCAGGCGGGCATTCTGCACCGCGACATCAAACCCGAAAACCTCTTCCTGGAAGGCTCTGGACGTGTGGTGCTGATTGATTTCGGCTCCAGCAGGCCCTACCAGAGTGAGAAAACCATGCAGTACACCCGCATGGTCACCCCCGGTTACGCTGCCCCAGAGCAGTACGCCACCCAGGCCAAATTTGCGCCTTACACCGACATTTACGCCCTAGGGGCCACGCTGTACCACGCACTGACCGGGCAGCCTCCAGTGAATGCCACTGACCGCCTGCTGGGCATGAAGCTTCCAGAAGTGTCAGGCAAGGTGCCTGCTTTCCTGAAAGATGCTGTGCAAAGCAGCCTGAGTCTGAATGTGCAGGACCGTCCCCAGAGTGCCCAGAACCTGCTGAACCTGCTGCAAGGTGCTCCCCTGCAGCCCAGACAGAAACCTGCAGAACGCCCCGTTGCTGTGCAAACCCTGAAAGCAGAAAACGCCAGCTGGTTTTTTCTGGCCCTGGGTGCGCTGTTGGGTTTCCGTTACGGCCTGTGGGAAGGTGCCCTGGTGGTCGGAGCAGTCGGATTCTTTCTGGGCCGTTTTCTGTGGTGGAGTTTGCCCTTCTTGCTGCCGCTGTGTGCTTTCTGGGCTGGAACGCGCCTCAGTCAGGAGTTTTCCCTTTCCTCATTGGGACAGCTTACGCTGGGTGCATTGGGAGCTTATGCTGGTGTCAAAGCCGTGAAATGGATGGGACGCTGA
- a CDS encoding vWA domain-containing protein, translating to MLNTQLKLHREFLLAHVEGQKLFAMLTLTPSQEATEARPQLDVAFVVDTSGSMYEVVTKPSRRTGQTMQVDGKTYEVVEGARSKIELVVESLKNIFNSGLLMEDDRIALIKFDDRAKVLLPFTPAKDKKALLDAAGLLTKFSGGTHMGAGMKEAATLLEKESGSRRMILLSDGQTFDEPVCQVAAEFYVKNRIPVTTVGVGDDVNTDLLLDLTNRTQGQAFDVVPDNQNPQPPSVRASELPKALLGDIKQAAAQVITNVELSVRTVKDVELTRVTRVSPTQTEVDLRSSPFPLGNVEAGQGSIFILEFTLPARIPARVRLAQIGLTYIVPGKQFRGELPPMDVVAEFTSDETRAGVIAPDVMQWVQQRNIEMLVAQATKEASSNPQQAQKTLELARSMTQRLGNNNMTQALDRALEELTTSKTISLGTAKTLRIGAKTQTIQSGQNLPSDEEIRRITGA from the coding sequence ATGCTCAACACGCAACTGAAATTGCATCGCGAGTTTCTGCTGGCCCATGTGGAAGGTCAGAAACTGTTTGCGATGCTGACCCTCACTCCCTCCCAGGAGGCCACAGAGGCGCGACCACAACTGGATGTGGCCTTCGTGGTGGACACCTCGGGAAGCATGTACGAGGTGGTCACCAAACCCTCCAGACGCACCGGACAGACCATGCAGGTGGATGGCAAAACCTACGAGGTGGTCGAGGGGGCCAGAAGCAAGATTGAACTGGTGGTGGAATCCCTCAAGAACATTTTCAATTCGGGCCTGCTCATGGAAGACGACCGCATCGCCCTGATCAAATTTGATGACCGGGCCAAGGTGCTGCTTCCCTTCACCCCTGCAAAAGACAAGAAGGCTTTGCTGGACGCTGCAGGTCTCTTGACCAAGTTCTCGGGCGGCACCCACATGGGGGCAGGCATGAAAGAAGCCGCCACCCTGCTGGAAAAAGAAAGCGGCAGCCGCCGCATGATTTTGCTCTCTGATGGCCAGACGTTTGACGAGCCCGTCTGTCAGGTGGCCGCAGAGTTTTACGTCAAGAACCGCATTCCGGTCACCACCGTGGGTGTCGGAGACGACGTGAACACTGACCTCCTGCTGGACCTCACCAACCGCACCCAGGGACAGGCTTTCGATGTGGTCCCGGACAACCAGAACCCCCAGCCTCCATCTGTCCGGGCCAGTGAGTTGCCCAAAGCCCTGCTGGGAGACATCAAACAGGCCGCTGCCCAGGTGATCACCAACGTGGAACTGAGCGTGCGAACCGTCAAAGACGTGGAGCTCACCCGCGTCACCCGCGTGTCTCCCACCCAGACCGAAGTGGATTTGCGCAGCAGCCCATTTCCTCTGGGCAACGTGGAAGCCGGACAGGGCAGCATTTTCATTCTGGAATTCACCCTGCCTGCCCGCATTCCTGCACGGGTGCGTCTGGCCCAGATTGGCCTGACCTACATTGTTCCTGGCAAGCAGTTTCGTGGAGAACTCCCTCCCATGGACGTGGTGGCAGAATTCACCAGCGATGAAACCCGCGCTGGCGTGATCGCACCAGACGTGATGCAGTGGGTGCAACAGCGCAACATTGAAATGCTGGTGGCCCAGGCCACCAAAGAAGCCTCTTCCAACCCCCAGCAGGCCCAGAAAACCCTGGAACTGGCCCGCAGCATGACCCAGCGCCTTGGGAACAACAACATGACCCAGGCCCTGGACCGTGCCCTGGAAGAACTCACCACCTCCAAGACCATCAGCCTGGGCACCGCCAAGACCCTGAGGATCGGGGCCAAGACCCAGACCATCCAATCCGGTCAGAACCTGCCTTCTGACGAGGAAATCCGCCGCATCACTGGAGCCTGA
- a CDS encoding PadR family transcriptional regulator, whose amino-acid sequence MDANLIKGHLDLILLSILEGEAKYGLEISKEAQERTEGYFDLKVGSLYPALHRLEQAGLLAGEFRTAPRGGSLVKYYWLTNEGKADLERRRQDFTTFTRTVESLWR is encoded by the coding sequence ATGGACGCAAACCTCATCAAAGGCCATCTGGACCTGATCCTGCTCAGCATTCTGGAGGGGGAGGCCAAATATGGACTGGAAATCAGCAAAGAAGCCCAGGAGCGCACCGAAGGGTATTTTGACCTGAAAGTGGGCAGCCTCTACCCCGCCCTGCACCGCCTGGAACAGGCTGGATTGCTGGCCGGAGAGTTCCGCACCGCCCCCAGAGGTGGCAGTCTGGTGAAATACTACTGGCTGACCAATGAAGGCAAAGCCGATCTGGAACGCAGACGCCAGGACTTCACCACCTTCACCCGCACCGTGGAATCGCTCTGGCGGTGA